From Flavobacterium arcticum, the proteins below share one genomic window:
- a CDS encoding replication-associated recombination protein A — protein MEAPLAERIRPQHLSEYISQQHLVGPQGSLTHQIAKGIIPSLLLWGPPGTGKTTLAQIMAQESKRPFYVLSAINSGVKEVREVIEKAKQSGGLFTAKNPILFIDEIHRFSKSQQDSLLAAVEKGWVTLIGATTENPSFEVIPALLSRCQVYVLNPFSREDLETLLHRAMEKDEVLKQKNIILKETEALLRLSGGDGRKLLNVFELVINATEGDTIEITNERVMQLAQKNTVLYDKTGEQHYDIISAFIKSMRGSDPNGAVYWLARMIEGGEDLKFIARRMLILASEDIGNANPTALIMANNAFQAVSTIGYPESRIILSQCAVYLATSPKSNASYMAINKAQQIVKQTGDLPIPLHLRNAPTKLMKELGYGDEYKYSHDYANNFAEQEFLPDEISNTKFYDPGSNSRENSTRDFLKNRWKDKYGY, from the coding sequence TCCTTTGGGGACCTCCCGGAACAGGAAAAACGACCCTAGCACAAATTATGGCACAAGAGTCAAAACGACCCTTTTATGTGCTGAGTGCTATAAACTCTGGTGTAAAAGAAGTGCGGGAGGTTATTGAGAAGGCAAAGCAAAGTGGTGGACTGTTTACTGCTAAGAATCCTATACTATTTATAGATGAGATTCATCGCTTTAGCAAATCGCAACAGGATTCACTACTAGCAGCCGTTGAAAAAGGTTGGGTAACGCTTATAGGTGCTACTACCGAAAATCCAAGTTTTGAAGTTATCCCTGCTTTATTGTCAAGATGTCAGGTTTACGTACTAAATCCATTTTCACGCGAAGACTTAGAGACTTTATTGCACCGTGCAATGGAAAAGGATGAAGTTTTAAAGCAAAAAAATATCATACTAAAAGAAACAGAAGCACTATTAAGGCTATCTGGTGGCGATGGTAGAAAGTTGCTTAATGTTTTTGAGTTAGTGATAAACGCTACTGAGGGTGACACTATCGAAATTACCAATGAACGGGTAATGCAACTAGCACAAAAAAACACGGTGTTGTATGATAAAACAGGTGAACAACACTATGATATTATATCGGCTTTTATAAAATCGATGCGAGGTAGTGACCCTAATGGCGCAGTATATTGGTTAGCACGCATGATAGAAGGTGGCGAAGACTTAAAGTTTATAGCGCGCCGTATGCTAATACTAGCAAGTGAAGACATTGGTAATGCCAACCCAACGGCGCTTATTATGGCAAACAATGCTTTTCAGGCAGTGTCGACTATTGGATATCCCGAATCAAGAATTATATTAAGTCAGTGCGCAGTATACCTTGCTACTTCTCCAAAAAGTAACGCAAGCTATATGGCGATAAACAAAGCGCAACAAATAGTAAAACAAACAGGTGACTTACCCATACCACTGCACCTGCGCAATGCTCCTACTAAGTTAATGAAAGAACTAGGCTATGGCGATGAGTATAAATACTCTCATGATTATGCGAATAACTTTGCTGAGCAAGAGTTTTTGCCCGATGAGATAAGTAATACTAAGTTTTATGACCCTGGTAGTAACAGTCGAGAAAACAGCACGCGCGATTTCTTAAAAAACAGATGGAAAGATAAGTATGGATATTAA
- a CDS encoding YjjG family noncanonical pyrimidine nucleotidase, translated as MRISDKKAVFFDLDHTLWDFEKNSALAFETILTKHNVGVDISAFLEHYVPINLKYWKLYRDGKITQQELRYGRFKDAFDILGFTINNNLIDVLSDDYIKHLPMYNYLYEGAVDILEYLKPKYSLHIITNGFHEVQDGKLKNSNIHHYFETVTNSELAGCKKPHPDIFEYALKAANAQKHTSIMIGDCIEADVQGALDYGLDAIYFNEFNKQVHTSVKQINHLLDIKNLL; from the coding sequence ATGAGGATAAGTGATAAAAAGGCAGTTTTTTTTGATCTCGATCATACACTATGGGATTTTGAAAAGAATTCAGCATTGGCATTCGAAACGATACTGACTAAGCATAATGTAGGTGTCGATATCTCAGCGTTTTTAGAGCACTATGTGCCGATAAATCTCAAATATTGGAAACTGTATAGAGATGGTAAAATCACACAGCAAGAACTTCGTTACGGAAGGTTTAAAGATGCTTTTGATATTCTTGGTTTCACTATCAATAATAATCTAATTGATGTCCTTTCGGATGATTATATAAAGCATTTACCAATGTATAATTATTTGTATGAAGGAGCTGTAGATATATTAGAGTATTTAAAACCGAAATACAGTTTGCATATCATCACTAATGGTTTTCATGAGGTGCAAGATGGCAAGCTTAAAAATTCAAATATCCATCATTATTTTGAAACGGTAACCAACTCCGAGTTAGCAGGATGTAAAAAACCGCATCCTGATATTTTTGAATATGCACTAAAAGCTGCCAATGCCCAAAAACACACCAGTATAATGATAGGTGACTGTATAGAAGCAGATGTACAGGGTGCTTTAGATTACGGGCTTGATGCCATATATTTTAATGAGTTTAACAAACAAGTTCATACCTCTGTTAAACAAATAAATCATTTGCTTGATATTAAAAATTTATTATAA
- a CDS encoding ABC transporter permease → MITKIAWRNIWFKPLNTLLSIILLTASVAIITLLILLQEQFEKKFNSNIDGIDLVLGAKGSPLQLILSSVYQVDAPTGNINYIEAKKWMDNPFVETAIPLAFGDNYRGFRIVGTTPDYLDKYGADIKEGKVFTENFEVVVGSAIAEKMQLKIGDTFFGSHGDSEEGEVHKNHAYKVVGIASKTDKIVDNLILCTIPSVWAMHDHEHTEGEAHDHDAHDHHDDEAVTEDVHNHDEHMHDEDNAAHDHNHDAVASADNHDDHDHEAEDTHISEEGKEITAVLLKMKNKMAIFSWQRIIPMNTKMQAASPGLEISRLFSLFGIGLQALQYLAYGIMLISGISIFIALYNTLKERKYEFALLRVNGASRFQLLALVLIESLLLCITGFLFGTIVGRVALVLISGSSEEEFKMSFNPFEFVWEKEGYLFLLTIFVGILAAVIPAVKAYSLNISKTLANA, encoded by the coding sequence ATGATTACAAAAATAGCTTGGAGAAATATTTGGTTTAAACCATTAAATACACTACTTAGTATAATATTGCTTACAGCAAGTGTAGCTATCATTACACTGCTTATACTTTTGCAGGAGCAGTTTGAAAAGAAATTTAATAGTAATATAGATGGAATCGATCTTGTGCTTGGAGCAAAAGGCAGCCCGCTACAATTAATACTCTCATCAGTATATCAAGTAGATGCTCCTACTGGTAATATCAACTATATAGAAGCTAAAAAATGGATGGATAACCCATTTGTAGAAACGGCTATACCACTTGCTTTTGGCGATAATTATAGAGGTTTCCGTATTGTGGGTACTACACCTGATTATCTTGATAAATATGGTGCAGATATAAAAGAAGGAAAAGTTTTTACTGAAAATTTTGAAGTAGTAGTAGGTAGCGCTATAGCCGAGAAAATGCAACTTAAAATAGGCGATACATTTTTTGGTTCACATGGCGATAGCGAAGAAGGGGAAGTGCATAAAAATCATGCTTATAAAGTAGTAGGTATTGCTTCTAAAACAGATAAAATTGTCGATAACCTCATATTGTGTACTATACCCAGTGTATGGGCAATGCACGACCACGAGCATACCGAAGGCGAAGCACACGACCATGATGCACATGACCATCATGATGATGAAGCCGTAACTGAAGATGTACACAATCATGACGAGCACATGCATGATGAAGATAATGCAGCACACGATCATAATCACGATGCAGTAGCTTCAGCAGACAATCACGATGACCATGACCACGAAGCAGAAGATACTCATATAAGTGAAGAAGGTAAAGAAATAACAGCCGTGTTATTGAAAATGAAAAATAAAATGGCTATTTTTTCTTGGCAACGTATTATACCTATGAATACTAAAATGCAGGCAGCATCACCTGGGCTTGAAATAAGCCGTCTATTTTCGCTATTTGGTATTGGTTTACAAGCATTACAGTATTTAGCTTATGGTATTATGCTTATATCAGGTATTAGTATATTTATCGCACTTTACAATACTTTAAAAGAAAGAAAATACGAATTTGCCCTATTGCGCGTTAATGGTGCAAGTCGTTTTCAGTTATTAGCATTAGTGCTTATAGAAAGTTTGTTGTTATGTATTACAGGCTTTTTGTTTGGAACGATTGTTGGGAGAGTAGCGTTAGTGCTTATCTCGGGTTCATCAGAAGAAGAATTTAAAATGTCGTTTAACCCCTTCGAGTTTGTTTGGGAGAAAGAAGGATATTTATTCCTGCTCACTATCTTTGTAGGTATTCTGGCAGCCGTGATTCCGGCAGTAAAAGCATATAGTTTAAACATATCAAAAACACTCGCAAATGCGTAA
- a CDS encoding ABC transporter ATP-binding protein, translating into MISTRNIQFSYGKETVFNFPDIIAQSGNTLLITGGSGKGKTTLLHLLGGLLKPQSGEILIEETNIATLSDKKLDHFRGKNIGLVLQQAYFVESLSVEENVVLASWLATGKQATEKARQILEQLRLKDQMHKLPSQLSIGQQQRVSIARALINEPKLLLADEPTSSLDDENAFLVADMLSSLAKQYGTALVIVTHDQRLKDRFSNQITLS; encoded by the coding sequence ATGATAAGCACAAGAAATATTCAGTTTTCTTACGGAAAAGAAACAGTATTCAATTTTCCCGATATAATAGCACAAAGTGGTAATACACTACTTATAACAGGTGGTTCGGGTAAAGGGAAAACTACGTTGTTACATTTGCTTGGCGGTTTACTAAAACCACAGTCGGGTGAGATATTAATTGAAGAGACCAATATTGCTACATTATCCGATAAAAAATTAGACCATTTTCGCGGAAAAAATATAGGGTTAGTATTACAACAAGCCTATTTTGTAGAATCGCTTAGTGTGGAGGAGAATGTTGTTTTGGCGTCATGGCTTGCCACAGGTAAACAAGCAACGGAAAAAGCCCGTCAAATACTAGAACAGTTGCGGCTTAAGGACCAAATGCATAAACTACCATCGCAACTCAGTATTGGGCAGCAACAGCGTGTTTCTATAGCACGTGCGCTGATAAACGAACCAAAATTACTTTTAGCAGATGAGCCAACCTCAAGCCTCGACGATGAAAATGCTTTTTTAGTTGCCGATATGCTTTCTAGTTTGGCAAAACAATATGGTACAGCATTAGTAATTGTAACGCACGACCAAAGGCTAAAAGACCGTTTTTCTAACCAAATTACCTTATCATGA
- the radC gene encoding RadC family protein — protein MEETQSPFSIKYWAEDDKPREKLMQKGKAALSDAELIAILIGSGSRNESAVELSKRILASVDNNLNALGKLSLQQLMQFKGIGEAKGISIVAAMELGRRRREEGALDLKKITSSKAVFEIMQPIIGELPHEEFWVIYLNNSNKVIYKNQLSKGGITGTVVDVRIVFKTALEQNAVGIILAHNHPSGNLQPSDEDKNITRQLKAAGHSLSIAVLDHVIVTEKDYCSFADEGIL, from the coding sequence ATGGAAGAAACACAAAGTCCCTTTTCGATAAAATATTGGGCAGAAGATGATAAACCTCGTGAAAAGTTAATGCAAAAGGGCAAAGCAGCCCTTAGTGATGCCGAACTAATCGCAATACTTATTGGTTCAGGTAGCCGTAACGAAAGTGCAGTAGAACTGAGCAAACGCATACTGGCAAGTGTAGATAATAACTTGAATGCATTGGGTAAGCTTTCGTTACAACAGCTTATGCAGTTTAAAGGAATAGGAGAAGCAAAAGGTATAAGTATTGTAGCAGCAATGGAGCTGGGTCGCAGACGTAGGGAAGAGGGTGCACTCGATTTAAAGAAAATAACGTCTAGTAAGGCTGTTTTCGAGATAATGCAACCCATAATAGGCGAGTTACCCCATGAAGAATTCTGGGTTATTTATCTTAATAATTCGAATAAAGTAATTTATAAAAATCAGCTTAGTAAAGGTGGTATTACAGGTACAGTAGTAGATGTTCGTATAGTGTTTAAAACAGCGTTAGAGCAAAATGCAGTTGGGATTATTTTAGCGCATAATCATCCTTCGGGAAACTTACAGCCGAGTGATGAAGATAAAAATATAACACGTCAATTAAAAGCAGCAGGACATAGTCTTAGTATTGCTGTACTCGACCATGTAATCGTAACCGAAAAAGATTATTGTAGTTTTGCCGACGAAGGTATACTTTAA
- a CDS encoding DUF1287 domain-containing protein, which translates to MKYIIPFLFLLLSPVQDTFSEKLSDAAISLTKDYVHYDGSYRKIPYPNGDVPKNIGVCTDVVIRAYRKLGIDLQKEVHEDMKANFLKYPKNWGMKSTDTNIDHRRVPNLQTFFTRKGTSIPVTKNAIDYKPGDIVTWMLNDRLPHIGIVINRKSRDGKRYMIVHNIGSGQVLEDCLFSYTLSGHYRYKK; encoded by the coding sequence ATGAAATATATTATACCCTTTTTATTCTTACTATTAAGCCCCGTACAGGATACTTTTTCAGAAAAGCTATCTGACGCAGCAATAAGCCTTACTAAAGATTATGTACACTATGATGGCAGCTATCGTAAGATACCCTACCCTAATGGCGATGTCCCCAAAAACATAGGCGTATGTACCGATGTAGTAATACGTGCGTACCGCAAACTGGGTATTGACTTGCAAAAAGAGGTACATGAGGATATGAAAGCTAACTTTTTGAAATATCCTAAGAACTGGGGAATGAAATCGACAGATACTAATATTGATCATAGGCGTGTCCCCAACTTACAAACATTTTTTACACGAAAAGGAACATCTATACCTGTTACTAAAAATGCTATCGACTATAAACCTGGCGACATTGTGACATGGATGCTTAATGACAGGCTTCCCCACATAGGTATTGTAATAAACCGAAAATCAAGAGATGGGAAACGTTATATGATAGTACATAACATAGGGAGCGGACAAGTACTGGAAGATTGCCTTTTCAGTTATACGCTCTCAGGACATTATAGGTATAAAAAATAA
- a CDS encoding UDP-N-acetylmuramate--L-alanine ligase, which translates to MRTHFIAIGGAAMHNLALALHEKGYKVTGSDDAIFEPSRTRLDNKGLLPAEMGWFPEKITTAIEAVILGMHAKADNPELLKAQELGLKIYSYPEFLYEQCKDKTRVVIGGSHGKTTITSMILHVMHYHDIDVDYMVGAQLEGFDTMVRLTADNDFIVLEGDEYLSSPMDRRPKFHLYQPNIALISGIAWDHINVFPTYENYVEQFDIFIQQITNGGILVYNENDPEVKRVAEASTNPIRKLPYQTPEYSVQNGVTYLETPEGPMPIEVFGAHNLNNLAGAKWICQNMGVDEADFYEAIATFKGASKRLEKIAENGKNVAYKDFAHSPSKVAATTKAVKEQYPDHTLVACLELHTYSSLNAEFLKEYEGALDSADVAVVFYSPDAVKIKQLEEVTYEQIAKAFNREDLIIYTNPAEFKDYLFNLEKQNKGTALLLMSSGNYGGLNFDEVKTLI; encoded by the coding sequence ATGCGTACACATTTTATTGCTATAGGCGGTGCTGCCATGCATAACCTTGCATTGGCACTTCATGAAAAAGGATATAAAGTAACAGGTAGCGACGATGCTATATTTGAGCCATCGCGTACACGCTTGGATAATAAAGGTTTATTACCTGCCGAAATGGGGTGGTTTCCAGAAAAAATAACCACAGCTATAGAGGCAGTAATACTAGGTATGCATGCCAAGGCTGATAACCCTGAATTACTAAAAGCACAAGAATTAGGACTTAAAATATATTCTTATCCTGAGTTTTTATATGAGCAGTGTAAAGATAAAACACGTGTTGTAATAGGTGGGTCGCATGGTAAGACCACGATTACCAGTATGATACTTCATGTAATGCATTATCATGATATAGATGTAGATTATATGGTGGGGGCACAGCTTGAAGGATTTGATACTATGGTACGCCTTACAGCAGATAATGATTTTATTGTTTTAGAAGGTGACGAATACCTTTCATCTCCTATGGATCGCCGACCAAAATTCCATTTGTACCAGCCCAATATTGCACTGATAAGTGGTATAGCATGGGATCATATTAATGTGTTTCCTACCTATGAAAATTATGTAGAACAGTTTGATATATTTATTCAGCAGATAACCAATGGTGGTATTCTAGTTTATAACGAAAATGACCCCGAAGTAAAGCGTGTAGCCGAAGCATCGACCAATCCTATACGTAAATTGCCTTATCAAACGCCTGAATATTCGGTGCAAAATGGTGTAACCTATCTTGAAACACCCGAAGGACCAATGCCAATAGAAGTATTTGGGGCGCATAACCTTAATAATCTTGCTGGAGCAAAATGGATATGCCAAAATATGGGAGTAGATGAAGCTGATTTTTATGAGGCTATTGCCACCTTTAAAGGAGCGAGTAAGCGTCTTGAAAAAATAGCTGAAAATGGTAAGAATGTAGCCTATAAAGATTTTGCCCATTCACCAAGTAAAGTGGCAGCAACTACTAAGGCAGTAAAAGAACAGTACCCTGACCATACTCTTGTTGCTTGTCTTGAGTTGCATACTTACAGCAGCCTTAATGCCGAGTTTCTAAAGGAGTATGAAGGTGCACTAGATAGTGCCGATGTAGCAGTAGTATTCTACTCGCCAGATGCGGTAAAAATAAAGCAGCTTGAAGAGGTTACTTATGAGCAAATAGCCAAAGCCTTTAATCGAGAAGATTTAATAATTTATACGAATCCTGCGGAGTTTAAAGACTATCTTTTTAATTTAGAAAAGCAGAATAAAGGTACTGCATTACTGCTTATGAGTTCTGGTAATTATGGAGGACTTAATTTTGATGAAGTTAAAACGCTTATTTAA
- a CDS encoding S46 family peptidase, producing MKKLILFVTLFVLVLPVKADEGMWFLMHIERLNYRDMQKMGLQLTPDEIYSINNHSLKDAIVQFDGGCTAEVISKEGLVLTNHHCGYDAIAELSTPEANYLKDGFWASTRQGELKPSSLYVRFFVRMDDVSERMLSKVNDQMTEAERERALNQEIALIEKENNEGGKYTVSVRSFFQGNEYYYFVYQDYTDVRLVGNPPESIGKFGGDTDNWEWPRHTGDFSMFRIYADKDGNPAEYSTDNVPLTPKHYLPVSMKGVQENDFAMILGYPGRTNRWMPSGGIEQNVKFAYPAWVEASKRGMDKMKVHMDESDQVRLNYASQYAQVANYWKNRQGMIDALTKHKTAETKAKDEKKFNKWANKKANKEKYGNVIATINNYYSKTNEKARHDNYLIGLLRTSTYAVLPYSLGRGLQAYASSNENGRAAMLPQIEEGVNEAYKTLYLPLEKDVLAAQLNLYATKSSGYPIASYIDEIGKGVDYDYTAFVNNAFDASIFTTKEKIMSWIQNPDAEVLNNDPLYKLSNAIITQYRAKTDEQAQLEADYAKAFRLLVQGMREANPKEKYYPDANSTLRLTYGKVRSLPADARNDAKVNYYTTMQGEVAKYKPNDQEFDLPKRLLELYNKKDFGQYADKDGYMPVNFLTDNDITGGNSGSPVLNGKGELIGLAFDGNIEAMAGDVIFDKDLQRTINVDIRYVLWVIDKYAGAKHIVDEMTLVR from the coding sequence ATGAAAAAACTAATTTTATTCGTAACCCTGTTTGTACTGGTATTGCCAGTAAAAGCAGACGAGGGAATGTGGTTCCTGATGCATATTGAGCGTCTTAACTACAGAGATATGCAAAAAATGGGACTTCAGCTTACTCCCGATGAAATTTATAGCATAAACAACCATAGTCTTAAAGATGCTATTGTACAGTTTGATGGAGGTTGTACTGCAGAGGTTATTTCTAAAGAAGGTTTGGTTTTAACCAACCACCACTGTGGATATGATGCTATAGCAGAACTTTCTACTCCCGAAGCTAACTATCTTAAAGATGGTTTTTGGGCATCAACACGTCAAGGAGAGCTAAAACCAAGTTCATTATACGTGCGTTTCTTTGTAAGAATGGACGATGTATCTGAAAGGATGCTTAGTAAGGTAAACGACCAAATGACAGAAGCTGAAAGAGAAAGAGCTCTTAATCAAGAAATCGCCCTTATTGAAAAAGAAAATAACGAAGGCGGAAAATATACTGTTTCTGTACGTTCATTTTTTCAAGGTAATGAATATTACTATTTCGTATATCAAGATTATACAGATGTACGTTTAGTAGGTAACCCACCAGAAAGTATTGGTAAGTTTGGTGGAGATACAGATAACTGGGAGTGGCCACGCCATACAGGAGATTTCTCTATGTTCCGTATTTATGCAGATAAAGATGGTAACCCAGCAGAATATTCTACAGACAATGTGCCATTAACGCCTAAACATTACCTTCCTGTAAGTATGAAAGGTGTTCAGGAAAACGACTTTGCTATGATATTAGGTTATCCTGGACGTACTAACCGTTGGATGCCATCTGGTGGTATCGAGCAAAACGTTAAGTTTGCTTACCCTGCATGGGTAGAGGCTTCTAAGCGAGGTATGGACAAGATGAAGGTACACATGGATGAGAGTGATCAAGTACGTCTTAACTATGCATCACAATATGCACAGGTAGCTAACTACTGGAAAAATCGTCAAGGTATGATAGACGCACTTACTAAACATAAGACTGCTGAAACTAAAGCCAAAGATGAAAAGAAATTTAACAAGTGGGCAAATAAAAAAGCTAATAAAGAAAAGTATGGTAATGTTATCGCTACGATAAACAATTACTATTCTAAAACTAACGAAAAGGCACGTCATGATAATTACCTAATTGGGTTATTGCGTACTAGTACTTATGCAGTGTTACCATATAGTTTAGGTAGAGGACTTCAGGCCTATGCAAGTTCTAACGAGAATGGTCGTGCTGCTATGCTTCCTCAAATAGAAGAAGGTGTAAACGAAGCATATAAAACATTATACTTACCATTAGAAAAAGACGTGCTTGCTGCACAGCTTAACCTGTATGCAACAAAATCGTCAGGTTACCCAATAGCATCATATATTGATGAAATAGGTAAGGGAGTTGATTATGATTATACTGCTTTTGTAAACAATGCATTTGATGCTAGTATTTTTACTACTAAAGAAAAGATAATGTCATGGATACAAAATCCTGATGCAGAGGTGTTAAATAATGATCCGTTATACAAGCTATCTAATGCTATTATTACGCAGTATAGAGCTAAAACAGATGAGCAAGCACAACTTGAAGCAGATTATGCAAAAGCATTCCGTTTATTAGTACAAGGTATGCGTGAAGCTAACCCAAAAGAAAAATATTATCCAGACGCTAATAGTACACTACGTTTAACGTATGGTAAAGTAAGATCGTTGCCTGCAGATGCAAGAAACGATGCTAAGGTAAACTACTATACTACTATGCAAGGTGAGGTTGCAAAATACAAACCAAACGATCAGGAGTTTGATCTTCCTAAAAGATTGTTAGAACTGTATAACAAAAAAGATTTTGGTCAGTATGCAGATAAAGATGGATATATGCCAGTAAACTTCCTTACGGATAATGATATCACAGGAGGTAACTCAGGTTCTCCAGTACTTAATGGTAAAGGTGAGCTTATAGGTCTTGCATTTGACGGGAATATCGAAGCTATGGCAGGCGATGTTATTTTTGATAAAGATTTACAACGTACCATAAATGTTGATATTCGTTATGTACTTTGGGTTATTGACAAGTATGCAGGTGCTAAACACATTGTTGACGAAATGACACTCGTTCGTTAA
- the obgE gene encoding GTPase ObgE: MTEGNFVDYVKIYIASGKGGKGSTHLHREKFIDKGGPDGGDGGRGGHVYLVGNRGLWTLFHLKFARHVKAGHGGDGSSARSTGADGEDKYIEVPLGTVVRDKETNEVLFEITEDGEKRIVAKGGKGGLGNWHFRSSTNQTPRYAQPGIPGEQLDVILELKVLADVGLVGFPNAGKSTLLSVLTSAKPKIADYPFTTLKPNLGIVAYRDYKSFVIADIPGIIEGAAEGKGLGHYFLRHIERNSTLLFLVPADAEDVKKEYDILLDELRRYNPEMLDKDRLVVVSKSDMLDEELKAEMKAQLDEEFKGIPYMFISSVAQQGLVELKDKLWQMLNV; this comes from the coding sequence ATGACAGAAGGGAATTTTGTAGATTATGTAAAGATTTATATAGCCTCTGGTAAAGGAGGTAAGGGATCTACACACCTACATAGAGAAAAATTTATTGATAAAGGTGGTCCTGATGGTGGCGATGGTGGTCGTGGTGGTCATGTGTACCTTGTGGGGAATAGAGGACTATGGACACTATTTCACTTAAAATTTGCACGCCATGTAAAAGCGGGTCACGGTGGCGATGGTAGTAGTGCGCGTAGTACTGGTGCCGATGGAGAAGATAAGTATATCGAAGTACCATTGGGAACTGTAGTGCGTGATAAAGAGACCAATGAAGTGCTTTTTGAAATAACTGAAGATGGTGAAAAACGAATAGTAGCCAAAGGAGGTAAAGGGGGGTTAGGTAACTGGCATTTTCGTAGTTCTACCAACCAAACACCACGTTATGCACAGCCTGGTATACCAGGTGAGCAGTTAGATGTGATCTTAGAGCTTAAGGTGCTTGCCGATGTAGGTTTAGTAGGTTTCCCAAATGCAGGAAAATCAACACTACTTTCGGTACTTACTTCGGCTAAGCCTAAAATTGCCGATTATCCTTTTACGACACTAAAACCTAATTTAGGTATTGTGGCATATAGAGATTATAAATCATTTGTAATTGCTGATATACCAGGGATTATAGAAGGCGCAGCAGAGGGTAAAGGCTTAGGGCATTATTTTTTGAGACATATAGAGCGTAACTCTACATTATTATTTCTTGTTCCTGCTGATGCCGAAGATGTAAAGAAAGAATATGATATTCTGCTTGATGAACTTAGGCGATATAACCCAGAAATGCTTGATAAAGATAGGCTAGTGGTAGTGTCTAAAAGTGATATGCTAGATGAAGAATTAAAAGCAGAAATGAAAGCACAGCTAGATGAGGAGTTTAAAGGAATACCTTATATGTTTATTTCATCGGTAGCACAACAAGGGCTTGTCGAGTTAAAAGATAAACTTTGGCAAATGCTTAATGTATAA